A region of the Aggregicoccus sp. 17bor-14 genome:
ATGGGGTCGTTCTTGCGCTCCTCCTCCACCTCGCTCTTGGAGCGGTAGGTGGCGGGGTCCGCCATGGAGTGGCCGCGGAAGCGGTAGGTGTTGGCCTCGAGCAGCACGGGGCCCTTGCCCGCGCGGCAGTAGTCGGCGCAGTCCTTCACCGTCTCGTACATGGCGAGCGCGTCCATGCCGTCCACCGGCTCGCCGCGCATGTTGTAGGCGCTCGCCCGCTTGTAGATCTCCGGCACGGAGGCCGTGCGCCCCACGGCGGTGCCCATGCCGTAGCGGTTGTTCTCGCAGATGTAGATGACCGGGAGCTTCCACTTCGCGGCCATGTTGAAGGTCTCGTGCAGCGCGCCCTGGTTGGCCGCCGCGTCGCCGAAGAAGCAGACGGTGACCCGGTCCTCGTTGCGGTAGCGGCTGGCGAAGGCCATGCCGGCGGCGAGCGGGATCTGCCCGCCCACGATGCCGTAGCCGCCGTAGAAGTGGTGCTCGATGTCGAAGATGTGCATCGAGCCGCCCTTGCCCTTGCTGTAGCCGCCGGTGCGGCCGAACAGCTCGGCCATCACCATGCCGGCGTCCGAGCCGCGCGCGAGCGGCTGGCCGTGGTCGCGGTAGGCCGAGAGCATGTAGTCGTCCGGGCGGATCGCCTCGTTCGTGCCCACCGCCACGGCCTCCTGGCCGATGTACAGGTGGCAGAAGCCGGCGATCTTCCCCAGGCCGTACTGCTGGCCCGCCCGCTCCTCGAAGCGGCGGATGAGGAACATCTTCCGGTACATCGTCAACAGCAGGTCCTTCGAATACGCGCTCGCCACCGCGAAGCCTCCGTCATCCGTGAGGGGGCCGCCCGTACACGCCGTCACAAGCGCACGCTTCGGGGCGGCACACGCCGTGCGCCTCATAACGTGCAGCGCGGGCACTGCAAAGCGCTTTGGA
Encoded here:
- the pdhA gene encoding pyruvate dehydrogenase (acetyl-transferring) E1 component subunit alpha, which encodes MASAYSKDLLLTMYRKMFLIRRFEERAGQQYGLGKIAGFCHLYIGQEAVAVGTNEAIRPDDYMLSAYRDHGQPLARGSDAGMVMAELFGRTGGYSKGKGGSMHIFDIEHHFYGGYGIVGGQIPLAAGMAFASRYRNEDRVTVCFFGDAAANQGALHETFNMAAKWKLPVIYICENNRYGMGTAVGRTASVPEIYKRASAYNMRGEPVDGMDALAMYETVKDCADYCRAGKGPVLLEANTYRFRGHSMADPATYRSKSEVEEERKNDPIPKLRAFALKKKLAADADFEAIEEEVKAQVDAAVKFADESPEPDLEELWRDTIVEEGEEDVRPRQRVLGHNVTNWPSYPSGQELKVTWDLEPREQAEKEDKKAGLVR